One genomic segment of Kiritimatiella glycovorans includes these proteins:
- the prfB gene encoding peptide chain release factor 2, with the protein MELDELRQHADAFRARLEEMQGYLGLEEKRKELASVEDEAAQPGFWDDPDRAQKRIAHSKSLRSVIEPCDALAQKLEDVDVMLELAEGEDEGEERHTALADAERLLHELETSFRKLELQSLLSGPMDSKNAYVSIHAGAGGTESCDWADMLCRMYMRYFERHDYKVQTLHYQPGDEAGLKGATLLVEGPYAYGYLKAERGCHRLVRISPFDSAGRRHTSFAALDVMPEFDEDIDVEIEDKDLRVDTYRSSGAGGQHVNTTDSAVRIVHEPTGTVVQCQAERSQHKNRAVAMKMLKAKLYEMEEDQKRKDIEKLYGQKGEIAWGHQIRSYVMQPYTMVKDHRTHVQVGNVQGVLDGDLDEFIEAYLKKKQQESA; encoded by the coding sequence ATGGAACTGGACGAACTCAGACAGCACGCCGACGCGTTCCGGGCGCGGCTTGAAGAGATGCAGGGCTACCTCGGACTCGAGGAGAAACGGAAGGAACTGGCCTCCGTCGAAGACGAGGCCGCACAGCCGGGGTTCTGGGACGACCCGGACCGCGCGCAGAAACGCATCGCCCACTCCAAGAGCCTGCGCAGCGTAATCGAGCCCTGCGACGCCCTCGCGCAGAAGCTGGAGGATGTCGATGTCATGCTCGAGCTGGCCGAAGGCGAGGACGAGGGCGAAGAGCGCCATACGGCATTGGCCGACGCCGAACGGCTGCTGCACGAACTGGAAACCTCGTTCCGCAAGCTCGAACTGCAGTCGCTGCTGAGCGGTCCGATGGATTCGAAGAACGCCTACGTCAGCATCCACGCCGGAGCGGGCGGCACGGAATCCTGCGACTGGGCCGACATGCTCTGCCGGATGTACATGCGCTATTTCGAGCGCCACGACTACAAGGTCCAGACCCTGCACTACCAGCCGGGCGACGAGGCGGGTCTCAAGGGCGCGACCCTGCTGGTCGAGGGACCCTACGCCTACGGTTACCTCAAGGCCGAGCGCGGCTGCCACCGGCTGGTCCGGATCAGCCCGTTCGACAGCGCCGGACGCCGGCACACCTCCTTCGCCGCGCTCGACGTGATGCCGGAGTTTGACGAGGACATTGACGTGGAGATCGAGGACAAGGATCTCCGCGTGGACACCTACCGCTCGAGCGGAGCCGGCGGCCAGCATGTGAACACCACCGACTCCGCCGTGCGGATCGTCCACGAACCCACCGGCACGGTCGTCCAGTGCCAGGCGGAACGGTCGCAGCACAAGAACCGCGCCGTCGCGATGAAGATGCTGAAGGCCAAACTCTACGAGATGGAGGAGGACCAGAAGCGCAAGGACATCGAGAAGCTCTACGGCCAGAAGGGCGAAATCGCCTGGGGCCACCAGATCCGCTCCTACGTCATGCAGCCCTACACGATGGTCAAGGACCACCGGACCCACGTGCAGGTGGGGAATGTCCAGGGCGTGCTCGACGGCGACCTCGACGAGTTCATCGAGGCGTACCTGAAAAAGAAACAGCAGGAATCGGCGTGA
- a CDS encoding ExbD/TolR family protein: MSRFRSSMREDTQEADVNISPLIDCVFILLIFFIVTTTFVEETGVEVDKPQAASSVNLERNSILIAITGNGEVVYGGNRIGLGGVRPLVKRMLQKEDVPVIIQADREVQSGILVRVIDEAKLAGAEKVSVATRKQKS, encoded by the coding sequence ATGAGCAGATTCAGATCATCCATGCGCGAGGATACGCAGGAGGCGGATGTCAACATCTCGCCGCTGATCGACTGTGTGTTCATCCTGCTGATCTTCTTTATCGTGACGACGACCTTCGTCGAGGAGACGGGGGTCGAAGTCGACAAGCCGCAGGCCGCCTCTTCCGTGAACCTCGAACGGAACAGCATCCTCATCGCCATCACCGGCAACGGCGAGGTCGTCTACGGCGGAAACCGGATCGGCCTCGGAGGTGTGCGCCCTCTGGTCAAGCGCATGCTCCAGAAAGAGGACGTCCCGGTCATCATTCAGGCCGACCGCGAGGTGCAGTCGGGCATCCTGGTGCGGGTGATCGACGAGGCGAAACTGGCGGGCGCGGAAAAGGTGAGCGTCGCCACGCGCAAGCAGAAGTCCTAG
- a CDS encoding energy transducer TonB — translation MWTKMLRPLLLVAGALLITLAYFMILPVLQTIGQMQQDDMELRTVQTAQLEPPPPPPPEPEQEEPPEEPEPELQQESQPLDLSQLELALNPGMGGDWGGDFAVNLDLGSAQKAEMDAIFSMAQLDQRPRVLYQPAPRYPPDLRSKGVEGTVYVIFVVNTSGRVEQARVQKSTHPAFEEPALKAVKKWKFEPGKRKGKPVRFRMRVPISFAAG, via the coding sequence ATGTGGACAAAGATGCTCCGCCCGCTGCTGCTCGTCGCGGGTGCGCTGCTCATTACGCTGGCCTATTTCATGATCCTGCCCGTGCTGCAGACGATCGGTCAGATGCAGCAGGACGACATGGAGCTGCGCACCGTGCAGACCGCCCAGCTCGAGCCTCCGCCTCCGCCTCCCCCCGAACCCGAGCAGGAGGAGCCGCCGGAAGAGCCCGAACCCGAACTGCAGCAGGAGTCGCAGCCGCTCGACCTCTCCCAGCTTGAGCTGGCGCTCAATCCGGGTATGGGCGGCGACTGGGGCGGCGATTTCGCCGTGAACCTCGATCTGGGCTCGGCGCAGAAAGCAGAGATGGACGCCATTTTCAGCATGGCCCAGCTCGATCAGCGCCCGCGCGTGCTCTACCAGCCTGCGCCGCGTTACCCCCCCGACCTGCGAAGCAAGGGGGTGGAGGGTACCGTTTACGTGATTTTCGTGGTCAACACGAGCGGCCGCGTGGAGCAGGCCAGGGTGCAGAAATCCACGCACCCCGCCTTCGAGGAGCCCGCGCTCAAGGCGGTCAAAAAATGGAAATTCGAGCCCGGAAAGCGCAAAGGCAAGCCCGTCCGGTTCAGGATGCGCGTCCCGATCAGTTTTGCGGCAGGATAA
- a CDS encoding tetratricopeptide repeat protein, protein MKSFHHGADGVQRRRIMKSQQRSRTMKYLAMMVTMLLAGSAMAAAEEPPELNLWNDPGFRQRFLGSYAVNQETEPRVSSVEREKLEKVLEFMSAEEPEKARAFLEKQTGEASTAMFDFTLANVCFQLDDLGAAVRHYEAAVEKLPSFLRAQKNLGMIYVRNGEYEKALKPLSEAIALGAGDGLTFGLLGYAYMSVGEQVPAETAYRRAVLLQPDTVDWKLGLAQSLFKQEKYEESAALASTLIGDDPERKDFWLLQANAYLGMKQPLQAARNFEYLRMRNEADVRALNTLGDIYVNEKMLAAAAEVYLRALESEPGQPVDRPLRNAEVLAARGALEESKRLIGRVREVYGKTLADERATRLLKLEARIAVAEGRGGKQAEILEQVVERNPTDGDALVLLGRHYASEDQAEKAIFYFERAEKLEEFEAEAKLHHGQLLVRQSRFEKALPLLRRAQRLDPREDVQRYIEQVERIARSRG, encoded by the coding sequence ATGAAAAGTTTTCACCATGGCGCGGACGGCGTTCAGCGCAGACGGATCATGAAAAGCCAACAGCGGAGCAGGACGATGAAATATCTGGCGATGATGGTGACGATGCTTCTGGCGGGAAGCGCGATGGCGGCTGCAGAGGAGCCGCCGGAACTCAACCTCTGGAACGATCCCGGTTTCCGGCAGCGCTTCCTCGGTTCCTACGCGGTAAACCAGGAGACCGAGCCGCGTGTGAGCAGCGTGGAGCGCGAAAAGCTCGAGAAGGTTCTGGAGTTCATGAGCGCGGAAGAACCCGAAAAGGCGCGCGCCTTTCTCGAAAAGCAGACCGGAGAAGCCTCCACGGCGATGTTCGATTTTACGCTCGCCAACGTCTGCTTCCAGCTCGACGACCTCGGGGCCGCGGTTCGGCATTACGAGGCGGCCGTCGAAAAATTGCCGAGCTTCCTGCGCGCCCAGAAAAACCTCGGCATGATTTATGTCCGCAACGGCGAGTACGAAAAAGCCCTCAAGCCGCTGAGTGAGGCGATCGCCCTCGGCGCGGGCGACGGTCTGACCTTCGGGTTGCTGGGGTACGCCTATATGAGCGTCGGTGAACAGGTTCCCGCCGAGACGGCGTATCGCCGCGCCGTGCTGCTGCAGCCGGATACGGTCGACTGGAAGCTCGGACTGGCCCAGAGCCTGTTCAAACAGGAGAAGTACGAGGAGTCCGCCGCGCTGGCCTCCACCCTGATCGGGGACGATCCGGAGCGTAAGGACTTCTGGCTGCTGCAGGCCAATGCCTATCTGGGCATGAAACAGCCGCTGCAGGCCGCGCGCAATTTCGAGTATCTGCGCATGCGGAACGAGGCCGATGTACGCGCCCTCAATACGCTGGGCGATATCTATGTGAACGAGAAGATGCTCGCCGCCGCCGCGGAGGTCTACCTCCGCGCCCTCGAAAGCGAGCCCGGACAGCCGGTCGACCGGCCGCTGCGCAACGCCGAGGTGCTCGCAGCCCGCGGGGCGCTCGAAGAGTCGAAGCGGCTCATCGGACGCGTCCGCGAGGTGTACGGAAAAACCCTGGCGGACGAGAGGGCGACGCGCCTGCTCAAACTCGAGGCCCGCATCGCCGTGGCCGAAGGCCGGGGCGGGAAACAGGCGGAGATCCTCGAACAGGTCGTCGAACGCAACCCCACCGATGGCGACGCGCTGGTCCTGCTCGGCCGGCATTACGCCTCGGAAGACCAGGCCGAGAAGGCGATCTTTTATTTTGAGCGGGCTGAAAAACTGGAGGAATTCGAGGCCGAAGCCAAACTCCACCACGGACAGCTCCTGGTCCGGCAGTCCAGATTCGAAAAAGCCCTCCCGCTCCTGCGCCGCGCCCAGAGGCTGGATCCGCGCGAGGACGTCCAGCGCTATATCGAACAGGTCGAACGGATCGCGCGATCGAGGGGATAG